Proteins found in one Xenopus laevis strain J_2021 chromosome 1L, Xenopus_laevis_v10.1, whole genome shotgun sequence genomic segment:
- the LOC121394321 gene encoding uncharacterized protein LOC121394321: MSVSRASSYKTRSRASCSSKSSIKEMAALARAEAEAAKVKSSFAAQEMQLKKERASLEKERVDLQASLERLAAEKEAAAAIAKAEYLEALEFSGSEKHSRVLGPDLDEQDPAQRVSEYVHQHPKTEGNYEPGHQPAYKECQRSYLEPQYLRQDDMRPNDADNYRPMEQRLPPLPRIKGTPFASERHYTDCSKPEALKRYGNTPHVQHNSTPDCTNANWAIMDFAKFYAKRELVTKGLTKFTDQAENYRSWRASFQNAIRDLDLSHQEELDLLVKWLGSESVEHAKRIRDININYPDRGLKMVWERLDECYGSIEAIENALFKRIDNFPRIVGRGYQKLRELSDLLREVQVAQEEGDLPGLAFLDTARGVNPIVQKLPHNLQEKWVTHGSTYKRVHNVPFPPFEVFVNFVSEQARIRNDPSFDLTMSCPTTPGVRPHKTPVAVHKTNIASTGSPYKPSKSSQEGNGHRDLNKECPLHKKPHSLLKCRAFREKTLEDRKEFLKDNNICFRCCTTTSHFARNCEVSVSCSECGSTEHNTALHPGPPSQAVHQTEDHEKKQIDTNKTNTVVTSQCTEICKGVVGGKSCSKICLVRVYPASHRDKAIKAYAILDDQSNRSLAKSTFFDTFNIIGPGSPYSLRTCAGTVETAGRKATGYKVESIDGQTCLSLPTILECNQIPDNRSEIPTPEVAAYHPHLKRIAHQIPELDPEAPIALLLGRDILRVHKARGQINGSQNAPYAQRLDLGWVIIGDVCLGGAHKPISVNSMLTNTLESRRPSLFQPCQNSFLIKELPHRDPVPCPFMDPSSEDHACDGERDHLGCTVFHRSREDNKVAMSIEDRLFLEIMNQGMTKDKSKSWVAPLPFRLKRQRLPDNKELVYNRFISLKHKLQKTPEMKEHFFTFMERIFQNNHAEMAPALRDSEERWYLPTFGVYHPKKPGQIRVVFDSSARCKGLSLNDVLLSGPDLNNRLLEVLLRFRKDSIAFMADIQQMFHCFLVKEEHRNYLRFFWYRNNDPNEDIVEYRMRVHIFGNSPSPAVAIYGLRLSAQEGEAKYGSDARSFVEKDFYVDDCLKSTPTNESAISLLKRTQEMLALSNLRLHKIASNSRELMEAFSNQDHASDLKDLDLDTDSLPMQRSLGLLWDLKADTFTFQINKEEKPFTRRGVLSTINSLYDPLGFVTPVTIQGKIMLRDLTTEMSDWDDPLPTEKKDLWTSWKKSLEALTSLHVTRPYASIPSTEVKMQKLHIFCDASIKAIAAVAYLKTIDAKEQCHVGFVMSRAKLTPLREHTIPRLELCAAVLAVELAELITSGMGLEIEEVEFHTDSKVVLGYICNEIRRFYVYVSNRVLRIRRSTSPQQWHYVPTQHNPADYATRSVAACHLKATTWFTGPAFLYRSTACNIGCDTFELIDPDADEEIRPEVSVLNTVTSDRQLESHRFSRFSTWMSLVRAIAILIHIAKSYTSTLPVSQKPCKGWHHCKSAFTASNLERSKDIIIHTIQHECYTKEIEYLRKGQTVSKDSALRRLDPVIDQGGLMRIGGRLQEAKVDFREKHPIVIPGHHHVATLLIRHHHLQTKHQGRMFTEGNLRAAGLWIVGAKRRVSQVIFNCITCRKLRGGSQNPKMASLPAERLSTDPPFTNVGLDVFGPWSVATRHTRGVHTGAKRWAVMFTCMSSRAVHIEVIESMDASSFINAFRRFIAIRGPVKCIRSDRGTNFVGAVKELQIPSNLDTAKVDRYLNEQGCTWTFNPPHSSHMGGVWERMIGIARKILDSIFSQVGSTRLTHESLVTFLAEVSAIMNARPLTTLSSDPEDLTILTPAMLLTQKTSTLSAPSGEFTEKDLYRRQWRQVQSLSNVFWDKWRKEYVSTLQSRRKWQTNKPNIRPGDVVLMKDHQSHRNEWPLGLITNTFPSKDGNVRKAEVKICKLGECKLFLRPTTELVLLFSPEKTNSDVR; the protein is encoded by the coding sequence ATGTCTGTTAGCCGAGCATCATCATACAAAACCAGATCACGAGCAAGCTGCTCTAGCAAATCCTCCATAAAAGAAATGGCTGCTCTCGCACGTGCAGAAGCTGAAGCTGCAAAAGTAAAGTCTTCCTTCGCTGCACAAGAGATGCAACTAAAGAAAGAGAGGGCATCATTAGAAAAGGAACGAGTAGATCTGCAAGCGTCGCTAGAAAGACTAGCCGCAGAGAAGGAAGCGGCAGCCGCAATAGCCAAAGCAGAATACCTGGAAgccctggagttttccggatctGAGAAACACAGCCGAGTACTTGGGCCAGACCTAGATGAACAAGATCCAGCCCAGCGTGTCTCAGAATACGTCCACCAACACCCCAAGACAGAGGGCAACTATGAGCCAGGACATCAGCCAGCTTATAAAGAGTGCCAAAGATCCTACCTTGAACCACAGTACCTTAGGCAGGACGATATGCGACCAAACGATGCTGACAACTACCGCCCTATGGAGCAGAGACTACCACCTTTGCCCCGAATTAAAGGGACACCTTTTGCATCAGAACGGCATTATACTGACTGCTCTAAGCCAGAAGCTCTTAAGAGGTATGGTAATACACCACACGTGCAGCATAACAGCACACCGGATTGTACTAATGCTAACTGGGCCATCATGGACTTTGCTAAGTTCTATGCTAAACGGGAGCTGGTTACCAAGGGACTTACAAAGTTCACCGATCAGGCTGAGAACTACAGGTCATGGCGAGCCTCCTTCCAAAACGCCATAAGAGACTTAGACCTTTCCCATCAGGAAGAGTTAGACCTCCTGGTAAAGTGGCTTGGAAGCGAGTCAGTTGAACACGCCAAAAGAATCAGAGACATTAACATAAACTATCCTGACAGAGGCCTAAAGATGGTGTGGGAAAGACTTGATGAGTGTTACGGGTCCATAGAAGCCATTGAAAATGCTTTGTTCAAAAGGATTGATAACTTTCCCAGAATAGTGGGTAGGGGTTACCAGAAGCTCAGAGAGCTCAGTGACTTGTTAAGAGAGGTACAGGTTGCTCAAGAAGAAGGAGATCTACCAGGGCTAGCTTTCCTAGACACCGCCAGAGGGGTCAATCCTATTGTTCAAAAACTCCCTCATAACCTACAAGAGAAGTGGGTCACACATGGTTCTACTTATAAACGGGTTCATAATGTACCATTTCCCCCCTTCGAGGTGTTTGTAAACTTTGTCAGTGAACAGGCAAGAATCAGAAATGATCCCAGTTTTGATCTCACAATGTCATGCCCCACTACCCCTGGTGTCAGACCTCATAAAACACCAGTGGCAGTCCATAAAACTAACATTGCCTCCACAGGTTCTCCATACAAGCCGTCTAAGTCTTCTCAAGAAGGGAACGGACACAGAGATCTTAACAAAGAATGCCCCCTGCACAAGAAACCAcattctttactaaaatgcagagccttcagagaaAAGACTTTAGAAGACCGGAAAGAGTTCCTCAAAGACAACAACATCTGCTTCAGGTGCTGCACTACAACATCGCACTTTGCCAGGAACTGTGAGGTCAGTGTGTCATGCTCAGAATGTGGTAGCACAGAACACAATACGGCTTTACACCCTGGACCACCCTCTCAGGCAGTGCACCAAACAGAGGATCATGAAAAGAAGCAGATAGACACTAACAAAACCAATACAGTAGTCACTTCTCAGTGTACCGAAATCTGTAAAGGAGTGGTAGGAGGAAAGTCCTGCTCGAAAATCTGCCTTGTCAGAGTTTACCCGGCCAGTCACAGAGATAAGGCGATCAAGGCATACGCAATCTTAGACGATCAAAGCAACCGGTCTTTAGCAAAATCCACCTTTTTTGACACCTTCAACATCATAGGACCTGGTTCTCCCTACTCCTTAAGGACATGTGCAGGTACAGTGGAGACGGCGGGGAGGAAGGCAACGGGATACAAGGTAGAGTCCATAGACGGGCAGACCTGCTTGTCACTGCCAACCATACTGGAGTGCAACCAAATTCCTGACAACCGTTCTGAGATACCTACACCAGAAGTAGCAGCATACCACCCCCACCTGAAGCGTATAGCTCACCAGATACCAGAACTGGATCCAGAAGCACCAATAGCCTTACTCCTAGGAAGAGACATACTACGTGTTCACAAGGCTAGAGGACAGATTAACGGTTCCCAAAACGCTCCATACGCCCAGAGACTTGACCTAGGGTGGGTCATCATAGGAGACGTCTGTCTAGGAGGAGCACACAAGCCGATCTCTGTCAACAGCATGCTCACCAACACACTTGAAAGTAGACGTCCTTCCTTATTCCAACCATGTCAGAACAGTTTCCTGATAAAAGAATTGCCTCATAGAGATCCTGTCCCTTGTCCCTTCATGGATCCTTCCAGCGAAGACCACGCCTGTGATGGTGAACGAGATCACTTAGGGTGTACAGTTTTCCATAGGTCAAGAGAAGACAACAAGGTCGCAATGTCCATAGAAGACAGACTGTTCTTGGAGATCATGAATCAAGGAATGACAAAGGACAAGTCAAAAAGCTGGGTCGCGCCTTTACCATTTAGACTCAAGAGACAACGCTTACCTGACAACAAAGAACTTGTCTATAACAGATTTATCTCCCTCAAGCACAAACTTCAGAAGACACCAGAGATGAAAGAACATTTCTTTACCTTCATGGAAAGAATATTCCAGAACAACCACGCAGAAATGGCACCCGCGCTCCGAGACTCAGAGGAGCGTTGGTACTTACCCACATTCGGCGTATATCATCCTAAAAAGCCAGGCCAGATACGAGTAGTGTTCGACTCAAGTGCCAGGTGCAAAGGCTTATCACTAAACGATGTCTTACTGTCTGGTCCAGACCTCAACAACCGACTTCTAGAGGTACTTCTGCGTTTCCGTAAAGATTCCATAGCATTCATGGCCGACATACAACAGATGTTCCACTGCTTCCTTGTCAAGGAGGAACACAGAAATTACTTGAGGTTCTTCTGGTACCGCAACAATGACCCTAACGAAGACATCGTAGAGTACCGAATGAGGGTGCACATCTTCGGAAACAGCCCTTCACCTGCAGTCGCTATCTATGGTCTCAGACTTTCAGCTCAAGAGGGTGAAGCGAAGTATGGGTCAGATGCCAGATCCTTTGTAGAGAAAGATTTCTATGTGGACGACTGCTTGAAATCCACACCCACGAATGAGTCGGCAATCAGTCTCTTAAAAAGGACTCAAGAGATGCTAGCTTTGTCTAATCTGAGGTTACACAAAATTGCCTCCAACAGCCGTGAGTTAATGGAAGCCTTCTCAAACCAAGACCATGCAAGCGACCTTAAGGACTTGGATCTTGACACCGATTCCCTTCCCATGCAACGGAGTCTCGGTTTGCTCTGGGATTTGAAGGCAGACACCTTTACCTTCCAGATCAACAAAGAAGAAAAGCCCTTCACACGCAGAGGAGTTCTATCTACAATAAACAGCTTGTACGATCCTCTGGGATTTGTAACACCTGTCACCATCCAAGGCAAAATTATGTTAAGAGACCTCACCACAGAGATGTCCGATTGGGATGATCCGCTtcccacagagaaaaaggacctGTGGACAAGTTGGAAAAAGTCTCTTGAAGCTTTGACCAGCCTTCATGTGACACGACCCTATGCTTCCATACCATCTACAGAAGTCAAGATGCAAAAGCTACATATCTTCTGCGATGCTTCAATCAAGGCAATTGCTGCTGTAGCATACCTGAAGACCATTGATGCCAAAGAACAATGCCATGTAGGGTTCGTCATGAGTCGGGCCAAACTGACACCTCTCCGTGAACACACGATACCCAGACTGGAGCTCTGCGCTGCTGTGCTTGCGGTAGAGTTGGCTGAACTTATAACTTCAGGAATGGGCCTAGAAATCGAAGAAGTCGAATTCCACACGGACAGCAAGGTAGTCCTAGGATATATCTGCAACGAAATTAGACGCTTTTATGTCTATGTCTCCAATCGAGTGCTGAGGATCAGGAGATCCACTAGTCCTCAACAGTGGCACTATGTGCCTACACAACATAATCCCGCAGACTACGCAACCAGATCCGTCGCAGCCTGCCACCTGAAAGCCACAACATGGTTCACAGGTCCTGCGTTCCTGTACCGTTCAACGGCTTGCAACATCGGATGTGACACATTTGAATTGATAGACCCAGACGCAGATGAGGAGATCCGACCTGAAGTGTCTGTTCTTAACACAGTGACTTCAGATCGTCAACTCGAATCCCATCGTTTCAGCAGGTTCTCCACCTGGATGTCTCTGGTCCGTGCGATAGCCATCTTGATTCATATAGCTAAGTCCTACACATCTACATTACCTGTGAGTCAGAAACCTTGTAAAGGTTGGCATCACTGCAAGAGCGCCTTTACAGCTTCCAATCTGGAGAGGTCCAAGGACATAATAATCCACACAATTCAACATGAATGTTACACTAAGGAGATAGAATACCTCAGGAAAGGCCAAACAGTCTCTAAAGACAGCGCTTTGAGAAGACTTGATCCCGTCATTGACCAAGGTGGGTTGATGAGAATAGGAGGCCGCCTTCAGGAAGCCAAAGTAGACTTCAGAGAAAAACACCCTATAGTAATTCCGGGACATCACCATGTCGCGACCCTACTCATACGACATCACCATCTTCAAACAAAACACCAAGGCCGAATGTTTACCGAAGGGAATCTACGAGCCGCTGGACTATGGATTGTTGGAGCGAAGAGACGTGTAAGCCAGGTCATTTTCAACTGCATTACCTGTCGCAAACTTCGTGGTGGGTCTCAGAACCCAAAAATGGCCAGTCTCCCAGCTGAAAGACTCAGCACAGATCCTCCCTTCACTAACGTTGGCTTAGACGTATTCGGCCCTTGGTCAGTGGCTACCAGGCACACAAGAGGTGTTCACACCGGTGCAAAGCGTTGGGCAGTCATGTTTACTTGCATGTCCAGTAGGGCAGTCCATATAGAAGTGATCGAATCTATGGATGCTTCCAGCTTCATAAATGCATTCCGACGGTTTATCGCCATTAGAGGACCTGTGAAATGTATTCGTTCAGATAGAGGCACAAATTTCGTTGGAGCAGTAAAAGAACTCCAAATTCCTTCCAATTTGGATACGGCCAAGGTGGACAGATACCTAAATGAGCAAGGATGCACATGGACCTTTAATCCACCGCATTCCTCCCACATGGGCGGCGTCTGGGAAAGGATGATAGGGATAGCAAGGAAAATCTTGGATTCCATCTTCTCGCAGGTAGGGAGTACGAGACTCACACACGAAAGTCTGGTCACATTCTTGGCAGAAGTCTCAGCCATCATGAACGCAAGACCGTTGACTACCCTTTCCAGTGACCCTGAAGATTTGACGATCCTTACCCCTGCCATGTTACTCACACAGAAGACCAGCACCCTGAGTGCTCCATCTGGAGAATTTACCGAAAAAGACCTGTATAGACGTCAATGGAGGCAGGTGCAAAGTCTTTCTAATGTCTTCTGGGACAAATGGAGAAAAGAGTATGTCTCTACCTTGCAGTCGAGAAGGAAGTGGCAAACTAACAAGCCGAACATCAGACCTGGGGATGTCGTGCTCATGAAAGACCACCAATCACATCGGAACGAGTGGCCACTGGGCCTCATCACCAACACGTTTCCAAGCAAGGATGGGAATGTACGTAAGGCCGAGGTCAAAATTTGTAAGCTTGGCGAGTGCAAACTATTCCTCAGACCAACAACAGAGCTCGTGTTGTTGTTTTCACCTGAGAAGACAAATAGTGACGTCCGTTGA